A genomic window from Onychostoma macrolepis isolate SWU-2019 chromosome 22, ASM1243209v1, whole genome shotgun sequence includes:
- the LOC131530729 gene encoding natural killer cell receptor 2B4-like gives MMFHTLVLFCLSCWCLISVFGESVSVMEGDYVTLHTSVTKTHEDDYILWKFGAEMSLIAKISIEKQLSFTYDGADGRFRDRLKLDKQTGSLTITDIASEHAGLYKLEINGPMWSSKTFNVSVYAHLPVPVIRRDCSSSSSSSSSSYCSLLCSVVNVGHVTLSWYKGNSLLSSISVSDLSISLSLPLEVEYQDNNTYSCVLNNPISNQTTHLDISQLCYTCADQGLFYTVLLSAAAGLLLTVAVVGIFCICKKCRKMDRKGKY, from the exons ATGATGTTTCACAcgcttgttttgttctgtttgtccTGCTGGTGTCTGATCA gtgtgtttggtgagtcagtgtcagtgatggagggagattatGTGACTTTACACACTTCTGTTACTAAAACACATGAAGATGATTATATACTGTGGAAGTTTGGAGCTGAAATGTCTCTCATAGCTAAAATCAGCATTGAGAAGCAACTCTCTTTCACATATGATGGTgctgatgggagattcagagacagactgaagctggacaaaCAAACTGGATCTTTGACCATCACAGACATCGCATCTGAACATGCTGGACTCTATAAACTAGAGATAAATGGACCTATGTGGtcatcaaaaacattcaatgtttctgtctatg CTCATCTGCCTGTACCTGTCATAAGAAGAGActgttcttcatcatcatcatcatcatcatcatcatattgttcattgctgtgttcagtggtgaatgtgggtcatgtgactctctcctggtacaaaggaaacagtttattgtccagcatcagtgtgtctgatctcagcatcagtctctctctacctctggaggtggaatatcaggataacaacacctacagctgtgtgctcaacaatcccatcagcaaccagaccacacatctggacatcagtcaACTCTGTTACACATGTGCAG ATCAGGGCTTGTTTTACACAGTGCTGctctctgctgctgctggatTGCTGTTAACTGTAGCTGTAGTCGGGATCTTCTGCATCTGcaagaaatgtagaaaaatgGACAGAAAAGGCAAGTATTAA